The Equus quagga isolate Etosha38 chromosome 20, UCLA_HA_Equagga_1.0, whole genome shotgun sequence genomic interval GGATTCACTATCTGTGTTTCATATATGAACGAACAACATTTGTAGATGCAGTAAAGGATGCTCACGTTCACAATTATACCCtctaaaagcacaaaaatatctttttcctaaATTTCAATCCAGCCCTTCATTTATCCTTGTGTATAACGGAAATTTATATGATGTaaggagaaatacaaatataagcCTGTCATCTAATACTTAGCAAGTTTTcaagtaacaaaaagaaaaggaaatggaagcttATTACAACATTTTCACCTTATACAGttaattttctttagattttgaaAATCAGAAAGCCCTCTCTAGTTAAATACACATCAATAAAAGATGGGAAAAGTGTATTCATATAgcttaaagaaaaattctaattCCACACCTGACAGTGTCCTTTTCCAGCTGTAACAAGCAGCCATGTTATTCCACCAACAGTACActtggagcagtggttctcaagcagGGCTGACGTTGCCCCACTTGGGGCATCTGGCAGTGTcgagagacatttttgattgttacaACTGGGGAAGaaagatgctactggcatctagtgggcagaggccagggatgccgcTAAccgtcctacaatgcacagaagaGCCCCCACAACAATGATTAAcctagcccaaaatgtcaacagtgctgaggctgagaaactctgatGTAGGGGAACAATGACATGAGTCTATCACGGTGTAAAGGGAGAAAAACCAATAACTGCACCATCTTGTAAAATAGAactgtttgtttctttcagtCATCCCATTTGGATCAAGCAAACCAGAGAATAAAAGACAGAGCACATAGTTTATGAAGAATGATAcggaaaaaattaaagacaatctTGAGACTGAAGTTAAGCAAAAATTTTTTTGCAAACTCATCCAGCCATATACTCCCAATGCCATCACTTCGCCATGGAGAATGAGGATTGTCCTTTACTCACTGAATGTGTCTGATAACTTAGGAAGCAGTACCCTGACTAAACTTTCTGCCCCTTCACTGTTGGCTGTCTTGACAAGTACCAACCCTGGCCCTTCAGATCCATATTCATCTTCAATGTGTGGGAATTTGCTGGTGTGCACTGTGCCATTATCGTTACCACCTCCAAGACACTGAGTTGTTCTTTAAGTGGATTTTAAAGTATTAAGACCATAATGCCTACAAACATTTTAGGCAGCAAAGtgaaatcatattttcattttattttttaaacttaccCGTATAGGTAGTAAAAAAATGCTAGAAGATAAAAAGCTAATTTGCACCATCCTTCTTTCTGACAATATGCTAGAATATCTGCATTCATGATGGTTGTGGGGTCATAGAGTCCCGGTCCACTCATCACTGGTCTACTCATATACCTGAAATAAACACAGTCTGTTAGCCACTCAGAAAGGGAAGCAAACCTTCACGATGGGAAGGAGGGTTTTTCTTCTCAAACAGTATTTGTTCCAATGAGAGGTGTCCACGCAGGGATGCATGCTTTCAGTTCTAGgtggagttctttttttttatcatcttaattttaaaactagagCGCCTAAATCAGAACAAGACAGTTAAACAAGTCACATCTGGTCTCCTCTACACTTTAGAAATCCAAGCAAAATAAGAATAACTGTAGAaaggaaatgagatttttttaactttttaacatatttttagacTTTCAGAAAAGGTACAAGAACACTTCACCCAGATATTCCAAATGTTCACATTCACCACACTGGCTTTacccttctctttctcattccatCTCTAAATATGTGTacattttttctgaaccattttaGAGTCAGTTACAGATGTGATACCACTTTATCCCTAAACACTTCTTCAGTATATTTCCTAAAATTGAGGGCAATGAGATTTTGACATGCCTGTATAGATCAGACATAACTTTTAGAAGTTATGAAATATGAACATCTTTCATAAATAATCAAATTTAGTGTCACACAGTAAACATGGAGAAAGAAGTTAGACACACACTATACATTTTGatttacatgaagttcaaagATGGCAAAAGTAATAAGATTTTAGAGGTCACTGGTTCTCCTTGGGAATGGAGGGGTAAGTGACTGGGATGGGACACAAGGGGCTCTTCTGGGGCTGGACCCGTTGTATGCCTTGATCTGGATGGTTGTTTCATGGGCGTATACATATGTAGAAATTCACTGAGCTGTACGCTTCAGACCTGCACACATTATTGCATGTAAGTTACACTtcatttttaaggggaaaaaactcTTTGAAGGGTAGTAAAGCAAGCCCCGTAAGAGGTATTAAAACAGTTATTTGTTCACCcactggatttttaaataaatgccaactaactttcagttttcatttaggTGACTAGCATGAAAAATAACCATGTCAACCAtagtataaattaaaatttaattaggaAAAGTATTAGAAGTACATCTAAATATTACCTCCAAATATGATATGCCAAGAGGGGCATATTGAGACCCAGTGTAAGCCACTCTGCTGCACAAAGAAACATGACACAGAAGAAAGCATGGATGAGGTACTCTGGAAGTACAAGCTGGAAGGAAAAGACACGCCAGTTATCCAAATGCTTTGGCATTAAGTCAACTGCTAATTTGGAAAGCAGGTGGCAACCAAGTTTCCATAATGAAAAATCACTGTTTTCTTAGAATTAGAGATGAAAGACGCTActgaattttatttccatatttaactttttacCAAAAGCACGATTACAAGCAAACTGACCAGAGGATactaaaagaataagataaaacttaaaatttaaactcAAATTATTAGAGCAACAGGTTACATTACAAAGTTACCACCCAGACTGTTTGAACAGTTATTTGCTGATCAACtggaatactttttctttctaccattcaacaatgataaaaatacaaaaataaggtATCTAATCACATGCAAGATATAAAAAgacccacaaaaaacaaaactccccTTTGGAAGTTTACACATTAGGGATTTTAAGCCTTTAACAGAAACCAAGAATGCTACATATACAATATTTAGCAAACCACATCACATTACCACAAAAGTAATTTTTCAATGAAAAGCCAACAGCCAATAATCTCAGCACAGTTGGGGGGAAAGAACACTAATATGCACAAATGCAAATGATGTGCTTTCTGCAACGTAGGAGGGAAAAGACTGAGTTCTCAACCATGAAGTTGGAATTTTCCCGGTTCCTGAGCTCATTCCTATATGGCCTTCCTGTTTCTTTACGCTTGCTTTCCAATGAAATGTTGCAGACAGGCAGACCAGGACAAGCTCAGAACTCAAAAACAAAGTTAGCCTGATAGCAGGTAGTATTAAGtaaggaaaaattaattcaagcAAAGCGCTTTTTATAAACTGACCAGGAGTTAACGCCTTAAATTATCTTTCTCATTCTAAAGATTTCAGCCCAAAgactttgttaaataaaaataccaaaaccTTTCATTGCAAGTTTCAGCCAAAGAAGTTCCTGTAAGTCACAGCTGCAAAGCCAGTTTCTCAAATGTCTGCATTATACCAAACTAAAATTATATGAATCCTCAACACTGTCAGAGCTTTCCTCAGGGGAAACCATAGCTGTggaatataataatatacaataCATATACTACATATGCAAGCCCATTTTCTAATACTGCCAAATTACTTCTTAAATTGAAAAAGTATGgagcaaagtttttttttttttgaggaagactagccctgagctaactactgccagtcctcctctttttgctgaggaagactggccctgagctaacatccatacccatcttcctctgctttatatgtgggacacctaccacagcatggcatgccaagcagtgccatgtccgcacctgggatccgaactggcgaaccccaggccactgagaagcagaacgtgagaacttaaccagtgtgccactgggccgggccctgaAGCAAAGTTTTTAATGAAtcctattttaaatgaaatccCAGTAAAACCAACTAATCTATACTACTAAACAGATTTTTCAACAAacttaatataataaataacaaaagataaaCTCTGCATATATATAAACTTGTAAATAATATGAACCTTTAAGCCAGCATTTAATAAAGATCAAAGTTAACTATCtgtcaaaaaacaagaaaatgtccGTAGGAAATCTTTCAAACTCAGTTGACTACAACCAGTACAAACCAAGAAAAACATACATTTCATTAGAAGTACACCACTAGAGCTGCTGTTTAAATTAcaggatttttctttaaaatatagtaagcctagtagaggaagatgggcatggatgttaggtcagggccagtcttcctcagcaaaaagaggaggattggcaacagatgtgagctcagggctaaccatcctcaaaaaaaaaaaaaaatatatatatatatatatagtaagcCTATTTTAGCCCTCTAAAGCCAACTGATATCTAACAATATAAATTATCATCCAAGTTTCCATGCTACACTTACAGACTAAGgtatggggaaaaaatgattttgagaGCATGACCCCTTACTGCTCTTAAACAATGTACTTTAGTGAGAGTGATGATAATCTGAAACTCTACCAGTTCTAATATGAAACAAATGCCAcaatctctcttttctccacaaaaaAGGTCCAGAAACTTTTACTATGCATCTCTAATAGAAACCAGTCCTTTCCAATCATTCATTAATGACAGAATTTCCCCATAAGTGGCATAAAAATTACTCCATTTAGGAACCAACATTTGTGCAAAAACTTGTATCCACAAAAAATACCTCATGCAAATACAGCTGAAATGATGGTACTTAAACATGCAAATCATAATATTCTCTAGTTAaggttcacattttaaaaaataatgatatgtGTCCTCCCCCATACTTTGGCAGAACTGtcaaaataaatcttaaataGGGAAAACTGTCAGATGCACTGCTATTAAGCCAATCATCGGCACCCTATCAAAACACAACTTGTGCTGGTATAAAAACTGCCTTCCAACCTGTTGCAAGATGAGGATGTCCCAAGCACATCTTTTCTAAGTAAGGATTTCTTTCCATTAAGAATAGCCAGAAATCACACATTATATGTTAAAATGAAATTAGTCTCTctcaaatttaaagtaaattagcAAAATACAAGCGCTTGAGCTTAAAACTCAGGCTatgtgggttcaaattctggccctCCcttagctgggtgacctcaggctGAGTGCTCTAAcctcactaagcctcagtttactctcCTATACAAGAGAAGAGCAATCCATCTCCCTCTTAGGATGGTCAGGAGAACCAAATGGAAAAACCCAGGTGAAGATGCTTAGCTCAGAGCCTGGCAGACAGGAAAGCCCTCCTCTGATTTCAACTATgatcatcctcatcatcattgGTTATTTCAGATAAGGAAAAGCCAAACAGGATAGAATACTATTAAACAGCTGTCCAAAgaaatttcagtttcttaatttcttggTAACAATTAGTTTCAATAGTAGTTTAAGATGTTTTACAAGGAACATAATTACTTTCCCATGAGAAAGCAGAGTCAATTCATATTTTGTCTCAAAAGAGCAGAGAAACAGATAGTAAGTTAATACTTTTAACTGTACCTACATCAAGTCTTACTGTAACAGCTCTTTAACGACTAGGACTCTGCTCCATCATTCAGATTCATCCAGGAAACAATGATAAAGGAGCAAACTAACTTTAGAGGCCCTATTCCAAATAAAATCCCTCTAGCATGCTAGTGCATTATAGTTTTACACAACTAAAGTCTACACAAGTTCTCAACTTCATTAAGTAATTTTTCAAGATAAATTATTGTATTCTATTTCTTGAAGATACACCCAGTGCTCTCTTACAACCTTTCAGTTTCTGACCAATTAGGCAAAATCAATCCTACAGGCTAAAGGAGAATCTCCCTAAAGAAGTACACTAAATGAAGTCCAAAATACACATAAACCCCCTAAGCACAATGGAGCCACATTATAATTAAATCCCTCGGAGCTCAGAACGTCAGCCAGGTTGGTTTTAGAAATTTAGAGTGGATATACATTAGAAACAACTATGTAGACATTTGTATACAAATTGCTATCTACAAAACTTTGGCAGCATGAGTCCAAAGGTCAGCATTACTGCAAGATTCCAGAGCCTAAAAACAGAGCTATCCTCCTAAAAGGCTCTGAACAAACATGAGCTGAAAGAGTGAATTAATTAATTCCAGAACAGCCATAACTAAAGATAAACTAGATATGGTACTAAAGACTCCACTTGCAGACCACCTCACAGCAGGAGAATCATCTCACCATCTGTTACATTCATTTTACATTAACCAACTTTCAAACACTGCaccaaataatttaatataaatatagaagTGCCTATGgctataacatttttaaagatgcatAAGCATTTAACAGCTTTCCCTACTTGACTGGGCCAGCAAGCAAACATTtgcataaaatatgaaatttcatGAAATCATAACCCTCAACAGGCATATGAACAAGCACACTGAACAGAACATTTTACAAATACAAATGCCCTAGCCCTCCCCATGAAATGTAGCATTAAAACATTAAACTAAAGAGCAGTACACACCTTTAATGCAATTTTgactcttttaatctttttgacCTTTTCAACTGTCTTTGGCCGACAATGTAAAAAGCAGATTGGAAGAATGTTAGTATGACAGCTGACAAGATCACCAGCAGATTAATAATAGTCAGAATAGACACGCAGGacaggaaaaagaatattttttaaaattctgcctacTTCAAAAAGTACAAATATATCATGCTACTGAGAATATTGGCCATTTTCAAATTATATCAAGTTGAAAGCAAAAAGGgtttaaaaatctaaagaaaagcCCTCTATTATAACTTACAGGATTCAGGGTATTACACTGGTCTATAGGATTCTTGTAATCAGTCTTCAGCTCATCAAATGctataatctaaaataaaattaaaatagttagGATCTCTCACTTTAATAATAAGCAGCAACAAACCTGCCCCATTATCAAATAATAATTGAATGAcgttaacaaaagaaaaagtgtacCAACATTACATATACAAATTTAGAGTAAACTCAATGTGCTAATAAATAACTAGAATCAgattgaaagaactgaaaacattttattattgtcACCAAAATGATCTGATACCGTGATAAATATCCTAATTTTCAATCTTTCAATGCATCTCTTCAAGTTATTTTCTCTACTTCAAATGCTCTTCCCCTCACCCACAACAATTTACTGAAACTCTTCTTTATCCTAAAAAACTCTCTTCCTATGTCAACTCCTCTCTGGAGGGTTCTCCTGACTCCCTTGGTCAAAATACCTGCACGCCTGTCTAATCTCCACAGAGCACAGGGCTTCAAAATGCTGCCCACACGGCATTTCTCACACTGAAGCAGAGATTTATGTCCAGGTTTGTGTCCCCCAGGAGACTGTGTGAAGTGTGACTGGTCCCCTCAGTGTGAAGTGTTTTTAA includes:
- the CNIH1 gene encoding protein cornichon homolog 1 isoform X2 → MAFTFAAFCYMLALLLTAALIFFAIWHIIAFDELKTDYKNPIDQCNTLNPLVLPEYLIHAFFCVMFLCAAEWLTLGLNMPLLAYHIWRYMSRPVMSGPGLYDPTTIMNADILAYCQKEGWCKLAFYLLAFFYYLYGMIYVLVSS
- the CNIH1 gene encoding protein cornichon homolog 1 isoform X1; the protein is MLQDRSKHVVADPCKEQIIAFDELKTDYKNPIDQCNTLNPLVLPEYLIHAFFCVMFLCAAEWLTLGLNMPLLAYHIWRYMSRPVMSGPGLYDPTTIMNADILAYCQKEGWCKLAFYLLAFFYYLYGMIYVLVSS